One window of Pleurodeles waltl isolate 20211129_DDA chromosome 3_1, aPleWal1.hap1.20221129, whole genome shotgun sequence genomic DNA carries:
- the XIRP2 gene encoding xin actin-binding repeat-containing protein 2 isoform X1: protein MTETHGVAGNVPVREDLQAARRIERFEIPLDSLKMMFEKPNRIVVLQPRRGGKKKEVESEQSLISPTLKKQPGRYSNSTTKTSDQKGGKISFEKMSSPNEENVFLKGSSESGKHLSELSEGSVPSSASVLLDLQEAASLKDRMAMYQAAVSKKLNSSANTTEDTETCTVPGGLASMKKQFEKGDITSSHNTFAQYQYQHTSVKEVRSSSEVTVQSSTQEIKQLDHLTPTAIQCSTFQNEEATAREQSVHETNISSNLHQDFAANAHIIVDGEIPTISTQALKEQFEKASKEKVIQSDRGTNSLGKQIKMQNDYQEFEWPPVTSTATGLASRTHEISTTRNTECASAAAYSRSSNFGSTEEFPPPPPDVLQTAFEIADFSQSPEPSISPERPAVPKEVYSKQRNLYELKRLYKHIHPEVRKHLEKDYFSEVSGIVSEQVDVVDSISGDVQQARYVFENSSHIPQNCMSPEREYLEWDEILKGEVQSMKWVFENQPLDTIKDDSPDQDLSKTMPEQEIIAGGDVKYTTWMFETQPIDSLGAGSLDLTENVDKVPELAKGDVRTATWLFETQSFDSMNKMHKDHTSEEAFTKDIASGDVKNVRYLFERQHHDALKQMYSVDEVDLLKLRSESEDFKGDVKRTVKLFETEPMYVLKDSSGQVLEIKTVRREDLEKGDVRSARWMFETQPLDMINHDSAEVKVVRGISMEENIKGGVSKAKWVFETLPLDSIKEDEETQVVEKETIEGADVLHKRWLFETQQVDNVDKTNMETVHPEEILGGDVSTTKYLFETLPMDALKDTIEVGKLQKVITTEEEKGDVRHQRWLFETKPLEQIRDENKEYIKTVALDEIAKGDISSCKQVFETIDLTSEQTCKIQVEGITRGSVKVNKSLFESTPLYAIQDSIGRYHEIKTIRQEEVMRGDVRTCKWMFETKPIDQFDDSILNLQIIKGISAEQILSGDVKTGKWLFETQPLASITSFSRVEDEDTKKEQTSDIVKGDVQMCKWLFETQPMEALYDKEEKVMSSEEISRGDVKTCTWLFETQPLDEIRDQTEKTIRLHTVTQEDIQGRDVREACFLFETKQLDNIQAEEGKDYKRVVEMDIQSGDVSTMKYIFENQSLDSISSCQDDAVKKIKTVQDEDIQKGNVLNCRWRFENQSIDDFKEDRESSLQAHAITDVTGGNVKKGCFIFETFSLDQIKDSSSENRTVKTVSEEEITKGDVRNYKMLFETQPFYAIQDKEGYYHEVTTVKKEEVMHGDVRGTRWLFETKPLDSINESDKVYLIKAVTQEDIHKGDVSSVRWRFETQSLDAISEDGKVNVHTVDSIQGGDVKAGKELFESDRTANSQSVRTVSVSEIQEGNVKTSTWLFETHTIDELRGQETEYENIKTVTVQDVQKGDVQQAVWLFENYPLDSVKEIEGSSLQISKGDIPQADVKTTTWLFETTPLHEFNDTNIERQEIVGKSIKDTLKELYSHNVVDTHGIIIQTDEIGDVRMAKYQLMNQESPEIQKEEIIRGDLQSIMMNLLSKRSSAERVVLINEEEKGNVSLAKYNLLHRSTEINVDKEEIVRGDIQQATKTLFCDDSKIKQGILIQEDERGDIKMTVYSLMKQGEADNILREEVVGGDVKRAIHSLQYSGKDEKQSKRVTIDDSERGNVQFYTTCIESGALDYLKLLQTSSDETLNSESQEEVEEIIGGDVEGTKLLLKRQKLQIERTVHEDDIIPGDVNNTARIFMTEPQIVTSGMYKEEVVKGDLKATLNSLSQAVHQSTTVVDKEDIIKADIPATLKSLQESTHQVKESEKPDVIPGNVQGAIESLEKAAHTKTEMLREEVPHADIEATKKSLREAQQSVKDVSKEDIIKGDVPMTVQNLLEAASEKKTVQHQVSISGDVKGTIQTLLEPSYQGAMCRASMEGSVQNTIKSLLESTAEIHTEKELIPKSDIKSTIKMFSGQAVQSVDASKHSKNVKVSGDLQHVVTEKADILEDKSVVKSQSSHEPVFKTGQQFDNCYLSGAAMNETTTNIGSQTVIKKESASNVQTMAVEKQQLHGVLKENYNDKMVFDVQKEKVGQKEIMSTYTSGSKAEQQPVHIKHSAAVKLTDHSVKQLTKQERSQAGHFQKAIESSQTSIQPGQLPVSVTVDNSDRRNQQTKVTPKAHNILNETSITQKTGTFQSKKHSTDVTAKLKSTIVDSQMEIKKSFIPAKTRLGNPGPPMMPKPSPVLTEAELPLPPPPPLVMASERPTNSPLPPPPPPVCKTKTYYDSFPPPPPPVDDISSSESGKSPSPPPPPPLPSLMQQKVDYNIYSSSSSVQSQVKEAKSAAKPTMIPYPKKASKGELYKQPPEATLTSESHVFTQYTGGQTAKSTTEGNTVMKQINAVSSTQKQDAKYTKMEHGNVLVEEKGARPLHSPVQEQPSVKRKVVLPRIKSPPSPTLPSPPKTKPYGRKFKTPLMIAEEKYRQQRDELDKMKIVSTSHGGSITGEEMQENQAQTESKHAGSLAANSIRNDSSNFQRSVLENTSQLSSDFKTQVTTQNEIYDINRPQTATFSPPSTVFHQQNMKHSAERHIRQDVSQDMNHYRQDNLVLETAHSQEKLKNIEPRPETASPKFNVKVVKLPAQAPCMSEPKKDNNTKVKESSIENNEKDLRVKKQSEKVCTTVSQESMAQVHPLVGVEDKQMIKSKHLKHEDLDIGVSQHGGQDFRHIQKKRSNEMETTQVQFHHDNTALSKHLTQQQVTFGKHEHTVQSKQSHTLDIAVEKDVRQSNLEACHESQIHLIRQKQSCAPQSKTVHTKVLQPHIFPLEKRVADKPTKEGALLPAQDRRHEIIKSVSYDSQIRTVQQSATEEKLQKTKVPMLEENALDKSNQEKDIEEEHTITKPKNVKQDFAQMPGHESQSHIIQQVQPHSLECKDQPTKLPQQQKYLIEKSKIAMKQESCKHQAIDIKQEFSRNRPSIFPTKTLLGEERGSVEILEYLRKREELQHILSKVKEFEAEPRKINTTTFQTFLNSVPIWLISQEGRKSLDSYVIEHDLEKLKTAVMLIKDQALETYSSCETAMHNAMMSISGKSKQVSGIHHESSNQILQTFKFSNESSIPKKHETPEDSEVCREMKMMSSEIGSKDHKLLSPSLKMRSPSPTYITIESIARRTESPLKETPSSSPVPQPPRRSATPTPRMKRSSPSPPRCRSEQLAKLKDTTAKLSQGATPKRSVTPIPIIEKRSEIVQSPATLRRQLKIETHSSETLSTTPDPPFTESEVTAGTVKDIKTMHDEVSKVEQKRTYTRKDPIDIPKRLEPQSSSTEMLSSTQSTEMPKVDISGLLYKFESTDKQVSVIKEPVEMAERIRSENKSDINMTGTNEGMPAFDIRSVRNVFESSSQNKSSKNERHTFMKDEFGMSSQEQGQEKSGSRGPSYREPLKAKEAAHTKQDSALRKQSDRERSSDALLRGELFTGMESFEMVGSRTATAASGSFENLRPGFEFRHAPPTYEDVISGHSLDISAADSPEELLRNFQKTWQESERVFKSLGYTVSEASESEMRSSFHQQESAFITENSTSGTGNMYSVSKDSLSNGMPGGRQADLP from the exons ATGCAAAATGATTATCAAGAATTCGAATGGCCTCCTGTTACATCCACTGCCACTGGTTTGGCAAGCAGGACCCATGAAATTTCAACAACGAGAAATACAGAATGTGCTTCAGCTGCAGCATATTCCAGATCTTCTAATTTTGGAAGTACAGAAGagtttcctccacccccacccgatGTCCTACAAACAGCATTTGAAATAGCAGATTTTTCGCAGTCCCCAGAACCTTCCATCTCCCCTGAAAGGCCTGCAGTTCCCAAAGAGGTTTATTCAAAGCAACGAAATCTTTATGAATTAAAGCGCCTGTACAAACATATACACCCAGAAGTTAGAAAGCATTTAGAAAAAGATTATTTCAGTGAGGTTTCAGGTATAGTTTCTGAGCAAGTTGATGTAGTTGACTCAATATCGGGAGATGTACAGCAAGCTAGATATGTCTTTGAAAACAGTAGTCACATCCCCCAGAACTGTATGAGCCCAGAAAGAGAATATCTAGAATGGGATGAAATTCTTAAGGGTGAAGTACAGTCAATGAAATGGGTCTTTGAAAACCAGCCTTTAGATACCATTAAAGATGATTCTCCAGATCAAGATCTTAGTAAAACTATGCCAGAGCAAGAAATCATAGCTGGTGGTGATGTAAAGTATACTACATGGATGTTTGAAACACAACCTATTGATTCATTAGGAGCAGGCTCTCTTGATTTAACAGAAAACGTAGATAAGGTTCCTGAACTGGCAAAAGGGGATGTCCGCACAGCTACCTGGCTGTTTGAAACACAGTCATTTGATTCAATGAACAAAATGCACAAGGACCACACATCAGAAGAGGCATTTACCAAAGACATTGCAAGTGGCGATGTAAAAAATGTAAGGTACTTGTTCGAAAGGCAGCATCATGATGCTCTAAAACAGATGTACTCCGTAGATGAAGTTGATTTATTGAAACTTAGGTCTGAAAGTGAAGACTTTAAAGGAGATGTAAAAAGGACTGTAAAACTTTTTGAGACTGAACCAATGTATGTACTGAAGGACAGCTCTGGGCAGGTTCTTGAAATTAAAACAGTTCGCAGGGAAGACCTTGAAAAGGGTGATGTGCGGTCAGCCCGTTGGATGTTTGAAACTCAACCCCTTGACATGATCAACCATGATTCTGCAGAGGTGAAGGTTGTTCGTGGCATTTCAATGGAGGAAAATATCAAAGGTGGAGTGAGTAAGGCAAAATGGGTATTTGAAACGCTACCACTGGATTCCATCAAAGAGGATGAGGAAACACAAGTTGTTGAAAAAGAAACCATTGAAGGCGCTGATGTTTTGCACAAACGTTGGCTTTTTGAAACTCAACAAGTTGATAATGTAGATAAAACTAACATGGAGACTGTACACCCTGAAGAAATATTAGGAGGCGATGTGAGCACAACCAAGTACTTATTTGAAACTTTGCCAATGGATGCTTTAAAAGATACAATTGAAGTTGGCAAGCTTCAAAAAGTGATTACTACTGAAGAGGAGAAAGGGGACGTCAGACATCAAAGATGGCTCTTTGAGACCAAACCCCTTGAACAAATTAGAGACGAAAACAAAGAATACATAAAAACTGTAGCACTAGATGAAATTGCTAAAGGAGATATCAGCAGCTGCAAACAGGTATTTGAAACCATCGATTTAACATCTGAACAGACATGTAAGATCCAGGTTGAAGGAATTACTAGAGGGTCTGTAAAAGTAAATAAATCTCTGTTCGAATCTACCCCCTTGTATGCAATTCAAGATAGCATTGGACGGTATCATGAAATCAAAACAATTCGGCAAGAAGAGGTCATGAGGGGTGATGTGAGAACATGTAAGTGGATGTTTGAAACAAAACCGATTGACCAATTTGATGACAGCATTCTGAATTTACAGATCATTAAAGGAATATCTGCAGAGCAAATACTGTCTGGTGATGTAAAAACAGGCAAGTGGCTGTTTGAAACACAACCTCTTGCTTCCATTACATCTTTCAGCCGTGTGGAAGATGAGGACACCAAAAAAGAGCAGACCTCAGACATTGTGAAAGGAGATGTGCAAATGTGCAAATGGCTGTTTGAGACACAGCCCATGGAGGCTTTGTATGATAAAGAGGAAAAAGTAATGAGCAGTGAAGAAATCAGTAGAGGAGATGTTAAAACTTGTACCTGGCTCTTTGAAACCCAACCACTTGATGAAATAAGAGATCAAACTGAGAAAACGATACGATTGCACACTGTCACTCAAGAGGACATTCAGGGAAGAGATGTCAGGGAGGCCTGCTTTCTTTTTGAGACCAAACAGCTGGATAATATACAAGCAGAGGAAGGCAAGGACTACAAAAGAGTAGTTGAAATGGATATCCAGTCAGGGGACGTTTCCACcatgaaatacatatttgaaaatcaATCCTTAGATTCCATAAGTTCCTGCCAAGACGATGCTGTAAAAAAGATCAAAACTGTGCAGGATGAGGACATCCAGAAAGGAAATGTCTTGAACTGCAGATGGCGTTTTGAAAACCAGTCGATTGATGACTTTAAAGAAGACCGCGAAAGCAGTCTACAAGCCCATGCCATTACTGATGTCACTGGTGGGAATGTAAAAAAAGGGTGCTTTATATTTGAGACATTTTCTCTGGATCAAATCAAGGATTCCTCTTCAGAAAACAGAACTGTGAAAACAGTCAGTGAAGAAGAAATCACAAAGGGTGATGTTAGGAACTACAAGATGCTGTTTGAAACACAACCTTTCTACGCTATTCAAGACAAGGAGGGGTATTACCACGAAGTAACTACAGTGAAAAAGGAAGAAGtgatgcatggggatgtgcgtgggACTAGGTGGCTGTTTGAAACAAAACCTCTGGATTCAATCAATGAATCAGATAAGGTGTATCTGATAAAAGCAGTGACCCAAGAggatattcacaaaggggatgtTAGCTCCGTAAGGTGGAGATTTGAAACGCAGTCGCTTGATGCCATTTCTGAAGATGGAAAAGTCAACGTTCATACTGTCGATAGCATTCAGGGCGGTGATGTGAAAGCTGGAAAAGAGCTGTTTGAGTCTGACAGGACTGCTAATAGTCAGTCAGTGAGAACAGTAAGCGTTAGTGAAATACAGGAAGGCAACGTGAAAACCTCTACTTGGTTATTTGAAACACACACAATAGATGAACTTCGAGGGCAAGAGACTGAGTATGAAAATATAAAGACTGTCACTGTGCAAGATGTACAAAAGGGAGATGTACAGCAGGCGGTGTGGCTTTTTGAAAACTACCCTTTGGACAGTGTCAAGGAGATAGAGGGAAGCAGCTTACAGATATCTAAGGGAGACATTCCACAGGCAGATGTAAAGACAACAACGTGGCTTTTCGAAACAACACCTCTTCATGAATTCAATGATACTAACATTGAGAGACAGGAAATAGTGGGAAAGAGTATTAAAGACACTTTGAAAGAACTGTACTCACATAATGTGGTGGATACCCATGGAATCATCATTCAAACAGATGAAATTGGTGATGTCAGAATGGCGAAATATCAGCTGATGAATCAAGAGTCTCCAGAAATACAAAAAGAAGAGATTATTAGGGGGGATTTGCAAAGTATAATGATGAATCTATTATCCAAAAGGAGTTCTGCTGAAAGAGTAGTTTTGATAAATGAAGAAGAAAAAGGCAATGTCAGTTTAGCAAAATACAATTTACTGCACAGATCCACTGAaattaatgttgacaaagaggagattGTGAGGGGTGACATACAGCAAGCTACCAAGACTTTATTTTGTGATGACAGTAAGATTAAGCAAGGGATATTAATTCAAGAAGACGAGAGAGGAGACATCAAAATGACAGTCTACTCTCTCATGAAGCAAGGCGAGGCCGATAATATCTTACGTGAAGAAGTGGTAGGTGGAGATGTAAAGCGTGCCATTCACAGCCTGCAGTATTCAGGCAAGGACGAAAAACAATCCAAAAGGGTTACGATTGATGACTCTGAGAGGGGCAACGTTCAATTTTACACAACATGCATTgaatctggcgccttagattatTTAAAACTACTTCAGACAAGCTCTGATGAAACTCTCAATTCTGAGAgccaagaagaagtcgaagaaataATTGGTGGAGATGTTGAGGGTACCAAACTTCTGTTGAAAAGGCAGAAGCTTCAAATAGAACGAACAGTCCATGAAGATGACATCATCCCTGGAGATGTGAATAACACAGCAAGGATTTTTATGACTGAACCCCAAATTGTAACTTCTGGCATGTACAAAGAAGAGGTCGTGAAAGGGGATTTGAAAGCAACTCTAAATTCCCTGTCTCAAGCTGTTCATCAGTCAACAACAGTGGTGGACAAAGAAGACATTATTAAAGCTGATATTCCTGCAACACTGAAATCCCTCCAAGAATCAACGCACCAGGTCAAAGAATCTGAGAAACCCGACGTGATCCCAGGGAATGTGCAAGGGGCTATTGAATCGCTTGAaaaagcagcacacacaaaaacTGAGATGTTGCGGGAGGAGGTTCCTCATGCAGACATTGAGGCTACCAAAAAGTCCTTAAGAGAAGCACAACAATCAGTCAAAGACGTGAGCAAGGAGGATATCATTAAGGGAGACGTTCCCATGACAGTGCAAAACTTATTGGAAGCTGCTTCTGAGAAGAAAACAGTGCAACACCAAGTTAGTATTAGTGGAGATGTCAAGGGAACAATCCAAACCCTGCTTGAGCCTTCCTACCAGGGAGCAATGTGTCGTGCCAGCATGGAAGGCAGTGTACAAAACACAATTAAATCTCTGCTCGAATCCACTGCAGAGATACACACAGAAAAGGAGCTCATACCAAAAAGTGACATAAAAAGTACCATTAAGATGTTTTCTGGCCAAGCAGTACAGAGCGTGGACGCCAGTAAacacagcaaaaatgtaaaagtCTCAGGAGATCTACAGCATGTTGTTACAGAAAAAGCTGACATACTTGAAGATAAATCTGTTGTAAAAAGCCAAAGTAGCCACGAGCCAGTTTTTAAAACTGGCCAACAATTTGACAACTGTTATCTTTCTGGAGCAGCAATGAATGAGACAACAACGAATATTGGTAGTCAAACAGTTATTAAGAAGGAAAGCGCATCCAATGTACAAACAATGGCTGTGGAGAAGCAGCAGCTCCATGGTGTGCTGAAAGAAAACTACAACGACAAGATGGTGTTTGATGTGCAGAAagagaaagtgggacagaaggaaatTATGTCTACGTACACGTCTGGTTCCAAGGCAGAGCAACAGCCTGTCCACATTAAACACAGTGCAGCTGTTAAGCTAACTGATCACTCTGTAAAACAGCTGACGAAACAGGAAAGAAGCCAGGCCGGCCATTTCCAGAAAGCCATTGAAAGTAGCCAAACAAGCATTCAACCTGGACAATTGCCAGTTTCAGTCACAGTGGATAACAGCGACAGAAGAAACCAACAAACTAAAGTTACTCCGAAAGCCCATAATATACTTAATGAAACGAGCATTACTCAAAAGACTGGTACCTTCCAAAGTAAAAAGCATTCAACAGATGTTACGGCGAAATTGAAATCAACCATTGTAGATTcacaaatggaaataaaaaagTCTTTCATTCCAGCGAAGACACGACTGGGTAACCCTGGTCCACCCATGATGCCAAAACCATCTCCTGTGTTAACAGAAGCAGAGCTTCCTTTACCTCCACCACCTCCTTTGGTAATGGCTTCTGAAAGACCAACCAATTcacctttgccaccacccccaccaccagttTGCAAGACCAAGACGTATTATGATAGttttcctccacctccacctccagtaGACGATATATCAAGCAGCGAGTCAGGAAAGTCCCCAtctccaccacctccacctccactacCAAGTTTAATGCAGCAGAAAGTAGACTATAACATATACTCATCGTCAAGCTCTGTGCAATCTCAGGTTAAGGAGGCTAAATCAGCTGCCAAACCAACCATGATTCCATACCCAAAGAAGGCTTCCAAAGGTGAACTTTACAAACAACCCCCAGAAGCCACCTTAACTAGTGAATCACACGttttcacgcagtatacaggaggTCAAACTGCCAAATCTACAACTGAAGGCAACACTGTAATGAAGCAGATCAATGCCGTGTCTAGTACTCAAAAACAGGATGCAAAATATACAAAAATGGAACATGGAAATGTGTTGGTGGAAGAAAAAGGTGCAAGACCACTTCATAGCCCTGTACAAGAACAACCATCAGTGAAGAGAAAAGTAGTTTTGCCAAGAATAAAATCTCCACCATCACCAACCCTGCCTTCTCCACCAAAAACAAAACCCTATGGCAGGAAGTTCAAAACTCCACTAATGATTGCTGAGGAGAAATACAGACAGCAACGAGATGAGCTTGATAAAATGAAAATTGTGAGCACTTCTCATGGCGGTTCCATCACAGGTGAGGAAATGCAAGAAAATCAAGCTCAAACggagtcaaaacatgctggctctcTGGCTGCAAATTCGATCCGAAATGATTCAAGTAATTTTCAGAGGTCTGTGTTGGAAAATACTTCGCAGCTATCGTCTGATTTTAAAACCCAAGTAACTACACAAAATGAAATATATGATATTAATAGACCGCAAACTGCAACATTCTCACCACCGTCTACAGTTTTTCACCAACAAAATATGAAACACTCCGCAGAAAGGCACATTAGACAAGATGTATCACAGGATATGAATCATTATAGACAAGATAATCTGGTGCTGGAAACAGCTCATTcacaagaaaaactgaaaaatatagAGCCGAGGCCAGAAACTGCTTCGCCAAAATTTAATGTTAAGGTAGTGAAGCTTCCAGCTCAGGCTCCCTGTATGTCTGAGCCAAAAAAAGATAACAACACAAAAGTGAAGGAAAGTAGCATCGAAAATAATGAGAAAGATCTACGTGTCAAAAAGCAGTCAGAAAAGGTATGCACAACCGTGTCTCAAGAAAGCATGGCCCAAGTACATCCCCTAGTAGGTGTTGAGGATAAACAAATGATAAAAAGCAAGCATCTGAAACATGAGGATTTAGATATAGGGGTGAGTCAACATGGTGGACAAGACTTCAGGCACATTCAGAAAAAAAGATCCAATGAAATGGAAACAACACAAGTTCAGTTCCATCATGATAATACAGCATTAAGCAAACACCTGACCCAACAGCAGGTCACCTTCGGTAAGCATGAACACACAGTTCAAAGCAAACAGAGCCATACATTAGATATAGCAGTTGAAAAAGATGTCAGGCAAAGCAATTTAGAAGCTTGTCATGAGTCACAGATCCACTTGATCAGGCAGAAACAGTCATGTGCTCCTCAAAGCAAAACTGTGCACACAAAGGTACTGCAACCACATATATTTCCCCTGGAGAAACGTGTCGCAGACAAGCCTACAAAGGAAGGAGCTCTACTGCCAGCGCAGGATAGAAGACATGAGATAATCAAGAGTGTTAGTTATGACTCACAGATTCGCACTGTGCAACAGTCTGCTACTGAGGAGAAGCtacaaaaaacaaaagtacccatGCTGGAGGAAAATGCACTTGACAAAAGTAACCAAGAAAAGGATATAGaagaggagcataccatcactaAACCAAAAAATGTAAAGCAGGACTTTGCCCAAATGCCTGGTCATGAATCACAGAGTCATATAATCCAGCAAGTGCAACCACATTCACTTGAATGCAAAGACCAgccaacaaaactaccccaacaacagAAATATTTAATTGAAAAAAGTAAGATAGCGATGAAGCAAGAGAGTTGTAAACATCAAGCAATAGATATAAAACAAGAGTTTTCCAGAAACAGACCGTCAATTTTTCCAACAAAAACATTGTTAGGTGAGGAAAGAGGTTCAGTAGAAATACTGGAGTATCTTAGAAAGCGGGAGGAATTGCAGCACATCTTATCCAAAGTGAAGGAGTTTGAAGCAGAACCACGTAAAatcaacactactacatttcagacCTTCTTAAATAGTGTCCCTATTTGGTTGATCAGTCAAGAAGGAAGAAAGAGTCTTGATAGTTATGTAATAGAACATGATTTAGAAAAACTGAAGACTGCAGTCATGTTGATTAAGGATCAAGCACTTGAGACATATTCATCTTGTGAGACTGCCATGCACAATGCCATGATGTCTATATCTGGAAAATCTAAGCAAGTATCTGGTATTCACCATGAATCATCAAATCAAATATTGCAAACTTTTAAATTCTCAAATGAGAGCAGCATACCAAAAAAACATGAAACTCCAGAAGACAGTGAGGTGTGTCGTGAAATGAAAATGATGTCCAGTGAAATTGGTTCCAAAGATCATAAGCTGCTATCTCCTTCTTTGAAAATGAGATCACCATCCCCTACATATATAACAATAGAATCTATTGCCAGACGCACAGAATCACCTCTTAAAGAAACCCCATCCTCATCTCCTGTGCCTCAACCACCACGCAGATCAGCAACGCCAACACCAAGAATGAAGAGATCCTCTCCTTCTCCCCCAAGATGCCGCTCTGAACAGCTTGCTAAGCTCAAGGACACTACAGCAAAATTATCGCAAGGAGCAACACCAAAAAGATCAGTCACTCCCATTCCAATTATAGAGAAAAGATCTGAAATTGTTCAGTCCCCTGCAACACTTCGTCGCCAGCTGAAAATTGAAACACACAGTTCAGAAACCTTATCTACAACACCTGATCCCCCTTTCACTGAATCTGAAGTAACTGCTGGCACAGTTAAAGATATTAAAACAATGCATGATGAAGTTAGCAAAGTAGAGCAAAAGAGAACCTACACACGGAAAGACCCCATAGACATTCCAAAACGTCTAGAGCCACAAAGTAGTAGTACGGAGATGCTCTCATCTACACAAAGCACTGAGATGCCAAAGGTTGATATATCAGGGCTTCTGTATAAGTTTGAATCAACAGATAAACAGGTTAGTGTTATTAAGGAACCAGTGGAAATGGCAGAAAGGATCAGAAGTGAAAATAAAAGTGACATAAATATGACAGGCACAAATGAGGGTATGCCAGCATTTGATATTAGGTCAGTTAGAAATGTTTTTGAAAGTAGTAGCCAAAATAAATCTAGTAAGAATGAGAGGCACACATTTATGAAAGATGAATTTGGAATGTCCTCCCAAGAACAGGGACAAGAGAAAAGCGGCTCCAGGGGCCCTTCTTACAGGGAACCACTCAAAGCAAAGGAAGCAGCACACACGAAACAGGACTCTGCCCTTAGGAAGCAAAGCGACAGAGAGCGATCCTCCGACGCGCTGCTTCGGGGTGAACTATTTACAGGGATGGAATCCTTTGAAATGGTGGGTTCAAGGACTGCTACCGCTGCTTCAGGCAGCTTTGAGAATTTAAGGCCAGGATTTGAATTCAGGCATGCCCCTCCAACCTATGAAGATGTTATCTCAGGACACAGTTTAGATATTTCTGCTGCTGATTCTCCCGAGGAGCTGCTACGAAACTTTCAGAAGACGTGGCAAGAAAGTGAGCGAGTGTTCAAGAGTCTTGGATACACCGTCTCAGAGGCGTCAGAATCTGAGATGAGGAGTAGTTTTCACCAGCAAGAATCCGCATTTATCACTG AAAATTCAACTTCAGGGACAGGAAACATGTATTCTGTGTCAAAAGACAGTTTATCCAATGGAATGCCTGGTGGCAGACAAGCAGATCTACCATAA